Proteins from a genomic interval of Pseudomonas versuta:
- the lptA gene encoding lipopolysaccharide transport periplasmic protein LptA has product MSLVKTLPLLLSLSAALGSVSAWALPNDNEQPIRIQANEAQLDDKQGVATYKGDVIITQGSMKITGNTVTITRNAAGEIDIVTSVGNLAYFEQLQKATDPKPVQAYAVTIQYHAPQNRIVLIDKAKVINDGNTTEGEKIVYDTVKQVANAGRANGTNVTAPRPRIDMVIQPKKKTDQQKAQ; this is encoded by the coding sequence ATGAGTCTCGTTAAAACCCTCCCTTTATTGCTCAGCCTGAGCGCAGCACTGGGAAGCGTGAGCGCCTGGGCCCTGCCGAACGATAACGAACAGCCAATCCGCATCCAGGCCAATGAAGCACAGCTGGATGACAAACAAGGTGTCGCGACCTACAAGGGCGATGTGATCATCACCCAGGGCTCGATGAAGATCACCGGCAACACGGTCACTATCACTCGCAACGCTGCGGGTGAAATTGACATCGTGACCTCGGTCGGCAACCTGGCGTATTTCGAGCAGTTGCAAAAAGCCACCGACCCCAAGCCGGTTCAAGCTTATGCCGTAACCATTCAATACCATGCGCCACAAAACCGCATTGTGCTGATCGACAAAGCCAAAGTGATCAACGACGGCAACACCACCGAAGGCGAGAAAATCGTCTATGACACGGTGAAACAGGTCGCAAATGCAGGGCGTGCGAACGGTACCAACGTAACTGCACCGCGCCCACGTATCGACATGGTGATCCAGCCGAAGAAGAAAACCGACCAACAGAAGGCCCAGTAA
- the lptC gene encoding LPS export ABC transporter periplasmic protein LptC — protein MLSKKIRNILLFTVIAALFASVGYWNISPERFLDTPKAAVDETAIDYYALNARSLQFLPDGKLQYEMTSDKIEHLQASEVTLMTKPDLQMYRGTAFPWHVQSERGEVNPDGTEVELIDSVRVARTDEKNRTTIITSSRMTVFPQKQYAQTEQDVRIDGAGGVTTGKGMKAYLKDGRMDLLSNVRGQYESR, from the coding sequence ATGCTGAGCAAAAAGATCCGGAACATCCTGTTATTCACGGTCATTGCTGCGCTGTTCGCATCAGTTGGCTACTGGAATATCAGCCCCGAACGTTTTCTCGACACCCCTAAAGCGGCCGTCGATGAAACCGCTATCGACTATTACGCCCTTAACGCGCGCAGCCTGCAATTCTTGCCGGACGGCAAACTGCAGTATGAAATGACATCCGACAAGATTGAGCATCTGCAGGCATCCGAGGTCACCCTGATGACCAAGCCCGACCTGCAAATGTACCGCGGCACAGCATTCCCGTGGCACGTACAGAGTGAGCGCGGAGAAGTTAACCCGGACGGCACCGAAGTCGAGTTGATCGACTCGGTACGCGTGGCCCGTACAGATGAAAAAAATCGCACTACGATTATTACCAGTTCCCGCATGACTGTATTCCCCCAGAAGCAATATGCGCAGACCGAGCAAGACGTTAGAATTGACGGCGCTGGCGGCGTAACAACTGGCAAGGGCATGAAAGCATATTTGAAAGACGGCAGGATGGACCTGCTGTCCAACGTAAGAGGACAGTATGAGTCTCGTTAA
- a CDS encoding KpsF/GutQ family sugar-phosphate isomerase encodes MSQSSDLIQSAQRTIRLELEAVEGLLAHIDADFVRACEMILASKGRVVVVGMGKSGHIGNKIAATLASTGTTAFFVHPAEASHGDMGMITRDDIILALSNSGSTAEIVTLLPLIKRLGIQLISMTGNPESPLAKAADVSLDARVAQEACPLNLAPTSSTTATLVLGDALAIALLEARGFTAEDFAFSHPGGALGRRLLLKVENVMHSGEELPQVVRGTLLKEALMEMTHKGLGMTVVIEEDGRLAGIFTDGDLRRTLDREIDIRNASIDAVMTPHGKTARADMLAAEALKIMEDHKISALVVVDKEDRPVGALNMHDLLRAGVM; translated from the coding sequence ATGAGCCAATCCAGCGACCTGATCCAATCTGCCCAACGCACCATCCGCCTCGAACTGGAAGCCGTAGAAGGTTTACTGGCTCATATCGACGCTGATTTTGTACGCGCTTGCGAGATGATTTTGGCCAGTAAGGGCCGGGTAGTCGTGGTCGGCATGGGCAAGTCCGGGCACATCGGCAACAAAATTGCTGCAACCCTGGCCAGTACCGGCACCACCGCCTTTTTCGTCCACCCGGCGGAAGCCAGCCATGGCGACATGGGCATGATTACCCGTGACGACATCATCCTCGCGCTGTCCAACTCGGGATCGACGGCTGAAATCGTCACCCTGCTGCCGCTGATCAAGCGCTTGGGCATCCAGTTGATTAGCATGACCGGCAACCCCGAGTCGCCACTGGCGAAAGCCGCCGATGTCAGCCTTGACGCCCGCGTGGCCCAGGAGGCCTGCCCGCTAAATCTGGCGCCGACCTCCTCCACCACTGCAACCTTGGTGCTGGGTGATGCCCTGGCCATAGCACTGCTCGAGGCGCGCGGCTTTACCGCTGAAGACTTTGCCTTTTCGCATCCCGGTGGAGCCCTGGGCCGTCGCCTGCTATTGAAAGTCGAAAACGTCATGCATTCGGGCGAAGAGCTGCCGCAGGTTGTACGCGGTACATTGCTCAAGGAGGCATTGATGGAGATGACTCACAAAGGCCTCGGCATGACCGTAGTTATAGAAGAAGATGGTCGCCTGGCCGGCATCTTCACTGACGGTGACTTGCGCCGCACTCTGGATCGCGAAATCGATATCCGCAATGCCAGCATCGATGCAGTCATGACCCCGCACGGCAAAACCGCCCGGGCCGACATGCTTGCTGCCGAAGCCTTGAAAATTATGGAAGACCACAAAATCAGCGCACTGGTTGTTGTCGACAAGGAAGACCGCCCGGTTGGCGCCTTGAACATGCACGACTTGCTACGCGCAGGAGTGATGTAA
- a CDS encoding KdsC family phosphatase, which yields MTLELLKRGKDIKLAIFDVDGVLTDGRLYFLEDGSEFKTFNTLDGQGIKMLMAAGVQTAIISGRKTPVVERRAQNLGIGHLYQGREDKLVVLDELLGQLNLSYEQVAYLGDDLPDLPVIRRVGLGMAVANAASFVREHAHGVTQARGGEGAAREFCELILRAQGRLDAAHAAYL from the coding sequence ATGACCCTCGAACTACTTAAGCGTGGCAAAGACATCAAACTGGCAATCTTCGACGTTGATGGAGTTTTGACTGACGGTCGCCTGTACTTTCTCGAAGACGGCAGCGAGTTCAAGACTTTCAACACACTCGACGGCCAGGGCATCAAGATGCTGATGGCTGCCGGAGTTCAAACCGCAATCATCAGCGGCCGAAAAACACCCGTGGTTGAACGACGCGCACAAAATCTGGGCATCGGGCACCTGTACCAGGGCCGTGAAGACAAGTTGGTGGTATTGGACGAACTTCTTGGCCAACTCAACCTAAGCTATGAACAGGTCGCCTATTTAGGCGATGATCTGCCTGATTTGCCAGTTATCCGCCGGGTTGGCCTAGGCATGGCAGTAGCCAATGCTGCCAGCTTTGTTCGCGAGCACGCCCATGGCGTCACTCAGGCACGTGGCGGAGAAGGTGCCGCACGCGAATTCTGCGAATTGATTTTGCGCGCTCAAGGCCGCTTAGACGCAGCCCACGCAGCCTACCTATAG
- the ptsN gene encoding PTS IIA-like nitrogen regulatory protein PtsN, with the protein MIRLENILTPGRSLVNAPGGSKKRALEQIATLISREVPGLEMQDVFESLIAREKLGSTGFGNGIAIPHCRLKGCESPVSALLHLEAPIDFDAIDGAPVDLLFVLLVPEAATDAHLELLRQIASMLDRKEVRERLRNAPSNEALYQVVLDVQNG; encoded by the coding sequence ATGATTCGACTTGAAAATATCCTGACTCCCGGCCGTTCTTTGGTGAACGCGCCGGGCGGCAGTAAAAAGCGCGCACTCGAACAAATTGCCACTCTGATCAGCCGCGAAGTGCCGGGTCTGGAAATGCAAGATGTCTTCGAGAGCCTTATTGCACGTGAAAAACTCGGATCTACGGGTTTTGGTAACGGCATCGCCATCCCTCATTGCCGCCTCAAGGGCTGCGAGTCGCCTGTTAGCGCCTTGCTGCATCTTGAAGCTCCCATAGATTTCGACGCCATCGATGGCGCGCCGGTCGACCTGCTGTTCGTTTTACTGGTGCCAGAAGCGGCAACCGATGCACACCTGGAACTGCTCCGGCAGATCGCCAGCATGCTCGATCGCAAAGAAGTGCGTGAGAGATTACGCAATGCACCCAGTAACGAAGCGCTGTATCAGGTTGTTCTGGACGTACAGAACGGTTAA
- a CDS encoding RNA polymerase factor sigma-54 has translation MKPSLVLRMGQQLTMTPQLQQAIRLLQLSTLDLQQEIQEALESNPMLERQEDGDDFDNSDPLADNIEQKPNSDIQEPSYQESAPTVDNLDEGDWNERIPNELPVDTAWEDVYQTSASSLPSNDDDEWDFTTRTSAGESLQSHLLWQLNLAPMSDTDRLIGVTLIDCINNQGYLDESLEEILEAFDPELDIELDEIEAVLHRIQQFEPAGIGARNLSECLLLQLRQLPANTPWLNEAKRLVSDYIDLLGARDYSQLMRRMKLKEDELRQVIERVQSLNPRPGSQIESGEAEYVVPDVIVRKDNERWLVELNQESVPRLRVNPQYAGFVRRADTSADNTFMRNQLQEARWFIKSLQSRNETLMKVATQIVEHQRGFLEYGDEAMKPLVLHDIAEAVGMHESTISRVTTQKFMHTPRGIYELKYFFSSHVSTSEGGECSSTAIRAIIKKLVAAENQKKPLSDSKIAGLLEAQGIQVARRTVAKYRESLGIAPSSERKRLM, from the coding sequence ATGAAACCATCGCTAGTCCTGAGAATGGGCCAGCAGCTGACGATGACACCGCAGCTGCAACAGGCCATCCGCCTGCTCCAATTGTCGACCCTGGACCTGCAACAGGAAATCCAGGAGGCCCTGGAATCCAATCCGATGCTCGAACGCCAGGAAGACGGCGACGACTTCGATAATTCAGATCCCCTGGCCGACAATATCGAGCAAAAACCCAACAGCGACATTCAGGAACCCTCCTACCAGGAATCCGCACCGACTGTGGACAACCTGGATGAAGGCGACTGGAACGAACGCATTCCCAATGAGCTTCCCGTCGACACTGCCTGGGAAGACGTTTATCAAACCAGCGCCAGCAGCCTGCCCAGCAACGATGATGATGAGTGGGACTTCACCACGCGCACCTCTGCTGGCGAGAGCCTGCAAAGCCATCTGTTGTGGCAACTGAACCTGGCCCCGATGTCTGACACCGACCGACTGATCGGCGTGACCCTCATCGACTGCATCAACAATCAGGGCTATCTCGACGAAAGCCTGGAAGAGATCCTTGAAGCATTCGATCCAGAGCTGGATATTGAACTTGATGAGATCGAAGCCGTTCTGCACCGTATTCAGCAGTTCGAACCGGCCGGCATTGGTGCTCGCAACCTGAGCGAGTGCCTGCTGTTGCAATTGCGTCAGCTGCCTGCAAACACCCCTTGGCTGAACGAAGCCAAACGCTTGGTGAGTGATTACATCGACCTGCTGGGTGCCCGCGACTACAGCCAGCTCATGCGCCGCATGAAGCTCAAAGAAGACGAACTGCGCCAGGTCATCGAACGGGTACAGAGCCTTAATCCCCGCCCTGGATCGCAGATCGAATCCGGCGAAGCCGAATACGTCGTACCCGATGTGATCGTTCGCAAAGACAACGAACGCTGGCTGGTGGAGCTCAACCAGGAATCAGTGCCGCGCCTGCGGGTCAACCCGCAGTATGCAGGCTTCGTACGGCGTGCCGACACCAGCGCCGACAACACCTTCATGCGCAATCAGCTGCAGGAAGCTCGCTGGTTCATCAAAAGCCTGCAAAGCCGCAACGAAACCCTGATGAAAGTGGCGACCCAGATCGTCGAGCATCAACGCGGTTTTCTGGAGTATGGCGACGAAGCAATGAAGCCACTGGTGCTGCATGACATTGCAGAAGCGGTCGGCATGCACGAGTCCACCATCTCCCGCGTTACGACACAGAAATTCATGCATACCCCGCGCGGTATTTATGAATTGAAGTACTTTTTCTCCAGCCATGTCAGCACCTCGGAAGGCGGTGAATGCTCGTCCACTGCAATACGTGCCATCATCAAAAAACTGGTCGCGGCTGAAAATCAGAAAAAGCCGTTGAGTGACAGCAAGATCGCTGGTTTACTGGAGGCACAAGGTATTCAGGTGGCCCGTCGCACCGTCGCCAAGTACCGCGAATCCCTCGGGATAGCGCCTTCGAGCGAACGCAAGCGTTTGATGTAA
- the mlaE gene encoding lipid asymmetry maintenance ABC transporter permease subunit MlaE, with amino-acid sequence MRKHSIMDRVGLFGRAGIDIVSVLGRSAIFLFHSLLGRGGIGGGFGLLLKQLHSVGVMSLVIIVVSGVFIGMVLALQGFSILSSYGSEQAVGQMVALTLLRELGPVVTALLFAGRAGSALTAEIGNMKSSEQLSSLEMIGVDPLKYIIAPRLWAGFISLPILAMIFSVVGIWGGSWVAVDWLGVYDGSYWANMQNSVTFSGDVLNGIIKSIVFAFVVTWIAVFQGYDCEPTSEGISRATTKTVVYASLAVLGLDFILTALMFGDF; translated from the coding sequence ATGCGCAAGCATTCAATTATGGACCGCGTCGGATTGTTCGGCCGGGCCGGGATCGACATTGTCTCGGTACTGGGGCGTTCGGCGATATTCCTGTTTCATTCATTGCTGGGGCGGGGCGGCATTGGTGGCGGTTTCGGATTGTTGCTCAAACAACTGCACTCCGTAGGCGTCATGTCGCTGGTGATTATCGTGGTGTCCGGTGTGTTTATCGGCATGGTCCTGGCGCTGCAAGGCTTCAGTATCCTGTCCAGCTACGGCTCCGAGCAGGCGGTCGGGCAGATGGTTGCCCTGACGCTTCTGCGCGAGCTGGGGCCGGTGGTCACTGCACTGTTGTTTGCCGGGCGGGCGGGGTCTGCCTTGACCGCCGAGATTGGCAACATGAAATCCAGCGAGCAGCTGTCCAGCCTGGAAATGATCGGGGTCGACCCGCTCAAATACATCATTGCGCCACGCTTGTGGGCCGGCTTCATTTCTTTGCCGATACTGGCGATGATTTTCAGCGTGGTCGGGATCTGGGGCGGTTCCTGGGTAGCTGTTGACTGGCTGGGCGTCTATGACGGCTCATACTGGGCCAACATGCAAAACAGCGTAACCTTCAGTGGTGACGTACTTAACGGGATCATCAAAAGCATCGTATTTGCCTTTGTGGTGACCTGGATTGCCGTGTTCCAAGGTTATGACTGTGAGCCCACTTCAGAGGGGATCAGTCGTGCCACTACCAAGACCGTGGTGTATGCCTCGCTGGCAGTCCTCGGGCTGGACTTTATTTTGACTGCCTTGATGTTTGGAGATTTCTGA
- the mlaD gene encoding outer membrane lipid asymmetry maintenance protein MlaD codes for MQNRTMEIGVGLFLLAGILALLLLALRVSGLSPTASTDTYKLYAYFDNIAGLTVRAKVTMAGVTIGKVTAVDLDRDNYTARVTLQLEKRVDNLPTDSTASILTAGLLGEKYIGISVGGEDTVLKDGGTIHDTQSSLVLEDLIGKFLMNTVSKEAK; via the coding sequence ATGCAAAACCGCACCATGGAAATCGGTGTCGGCCTGTTTTTGCTGGCTGGCATCCTGGCTTTATTGTTGCTTGCCCTGCGAGTCAGTGGACTGTCCCCGACCGCCAGCACCGATACCTATAAGCTCTACGCCTACTTTGACAATATTGCCGGTCTGACTGTGCGTGCCAAAGTCACCATGGCGGGCGTGACCATCGGCAAGGTCACTGCAGTCGATCTGGACCGTGATAACTACACTGCCCGGGTCACCCTGCAACTGGAAAAGCGCGTGGATAACCTGCCGACCGATTCGACAGCGTCTATTCTCACCGCGGGCTTACTGGGCGAGAAATACATCGGTATCAGCGTTGGCGGCGAAGACACCGTACTCAAGGACGGTGGAACCATTCACGACACGCAATCGTCACTGGTCCTTGAAGACCTGATCGGCAAGTTTTTGATGAATACCGTTAGCAAAGAAGCCAAATAA
- a CDS encoding MlaC/ttg2D family ABC transporter substrate-binding protein, translating to MISLLRRGLLVILAAALPIVANAAPGQSAHDIVSDTTTRLLADLSANKDLYKTNPSKFYDALNGIVGPVVDVDGISKSIMTVKYSRNATPAQMQRFQENFKRSLMQFYGNALLEFKNKGIEVKPAKDESGDRTSVDMIVTGDNGAIYPLSYTLNKVNGEWKVRNVIINGINIGKLFRDQFADAMQRNGNNLDKTIDNWAGEVAKAKEVTDQAAPKAAGQ from the coding sequence ATGATTTCTCTCTTGCGCCGTGGCCTGCTGGTAATTCTGGCAGCAGCCCTTCCTATTGTGGCAAATGCTGCTCCGGGGCAATCTGCCCACGACATCGTTTCAGATACGACTACCCGTTTATTGGCAGACCTGTCTGCCAATAAAGATCTGTACAAGACCAATCCGAGCAAGTTCTACGATGCCCTGAATGGCATTGTCGGGCCTGTGGTGGATGTCGACGGTATTTCCAAAAGCATCATGACCGTGAAGTACTCGCGCAACGCCACGCCGGCGCAAATGCAGCGATTCCAGGAAAACTTCAAACGCAGCCTGATGCAGTTCTATGGCAATGCCTTGCTCGAGTTCAAGAATAAAGGCATCGAAGTTAAGCCGGCCAAGGATGAAAGTGGCGATCGTACCAGCGTCGACATGATTGTGACGGGCGACAATGGCGCGATTTATCCGCTGTCCTACACCCTTAACAAGGTCAATGGCGAGTGGAAAGTACGTAACGTGATTATCAATGGCATCAACATTGGCAAGCTGTTCCGTGATCAGTTCGCCGACGCCATGCAGCGCAATGGCAACAATCTGGACAAGACCATTGATAACTGGGCCGGCGAAGTTGCCAAGGCCAAGGAAGTGACCGATCAAGCAGCTCCCAAGGCTGCCGGCCAATGA
- a CDS encoding ATP-binding cassette domain-containing protein, whose product MSADNAYAVELKGVSFKRGTRSIFNNVDILIPRGKVTGIMGPSGCGKTTLLRLMGMQLRPNSGEVWVNGQNLPTLSRSDLFDARKHMGVLFQSGALFTDLDVFENVAFPLRVHTQLPEEMIRDIVLLKLQAVGLRGAIDLMPDELSGGMKRRVALARAIALDPQILMYDEPFVGQDPIAMGVLVRLIRLLNDALGITSIVVSHDLAETASIADYLYVVGDGQVLGQGTPEELMNADNPRIRQFMNGDPDGPVPFHFPASDYRTDLLGKR is encoded by the coding sequence ATGAGCGCCGATAACGCCTACGCGGTCGAGCTGAAGGGAGTGTCCTTCAAGCGCGGTACGCGCAGCATCTTCAATAATGTCGATATTCTGATTCCGCGTGGCAAGGTCACGGGAATCATGGGGCCTTCCGGCTGCGGCAAGACCACCCTTTTACGTTTGATGGGAATGCAACTGCGTCCCAACAGCGGAGAGGTGTGGGTCAACGGTCAGAACCTGCCGACGCTGTCGCGCAGCGATCTGTTCGATGCCCGCAAGCACATGGGGGTGTTATTTCAGAGCGGGGCGCTGTTCACTGACCTGGACGTGTTCGAGAATGTGGCCTTCCCGCTGCGGGTTCACACCCAGTTGCCGGAAGAAATGATTCGCGACATCGTGCTGCTTAAATTGCAGGCGGTGGGACTGCGCGGAGCCATTGACCTGATGCCCGATGAGTTGTCCGGTGGCATGAAGCGCCGGGTTGCCCTGGCACGGGCGATTGCTCTGGACCCGCAAATCCTGATGTATGACGAACCCTTTGTCGGGCAGGACCCGATCGCGATGGGGGTTTTGGTACGCCTGATTCGCTTGCTCAATGATGCGTTGGGCATCACCAGTATCGTGGTCTCTCACGATCTGGCTGAAACAGCGAGCATTGCTGACTATCTGTATGTAGTCGGTGATGGCCAGGTGCTGGGGCAGGGTACGCCTGAAGAATTGATGAACGCCGATAACCCGCGCATTCGCCAGTTCATGAATGGCGATCCGGATGGCCCGGTTCCGTTCCACTTTCCGGCCTCGGACTACCGAACCGATCTTCTGGGGAAGCGCTGA
- the hpf gene encoding ribosome hibernation-promoting factor, HPF/YfiA family translates to MQVNISGQHLEVTQALRDSINEKFARLERHFDKITNVQVILSVEKLQQKIEATLNIHGGEVVGNAVNEDMYAAIDSLYEKLDRQLKKHKEKTLSLLQGATGR, encoded by the coding sequence ATGCAAGTCAACATCAGTGGACAACATCTGGAAGTCACCCAAGCGCTCCGCGACTCGATCAATGAAAAATTCGCACGACTGGAACGTCACTTCGACAAAATCACCAATGTGCAGGTGATTCTCTCTGTTGAAAAACTTCAACAGAAAATCGAGGCCACACTCAATATTCACGGTGGCGAAGTTGTCGGTAATGCCGTAAATGAAGACATGTACGCGGCCATCGACAGCCTTTACGAGAAGCTTGATCGCCAACTGAAAAAGCATAAGGAAAAGACCCTAAGCCTGCTCCAGGGCGCAACGGGTCGTTAA
- a CDS encoding STAS domain-containing protein, with protein sequence MSEAAVTLAGESELRLNGVLDYQTGPRLRKEGQALIKKALAKALVVDCSAVTKSSSVGLSLLLCYIRDAQAQNKPLSIRAMPEDMREIAQVSGLTELLANH encoded by the coding sequence ATGAGTGAAGCGGCTGTGACACTGGCCGGCGAAAGCGAGCTGCGCCTGAACGGCGTGCTCGATTATCAGACCGGTCCTCGCTTGCGCAAGGAAGGCCAGGCCCTGATCAAAAAGGCGCTGGCCAAGGCTTTGGTCGTGGATTGCTCGGCGGTCACTAAATCAAGCAGCGTCGGTTTGTCATTGCTGCTCTGTTACATCCGTGATGCACAAGCCCAGAACAAGCCATTGAGCATTCGGGCAATGCCCGAAGACATGCGCGAAATCGCTCAGGTTTCGGGTTTGACCGAATTGCTGGCAAATCATTAA
- the murA gene encoding UDP-N-acetylglucosamine 1-carboxyvinyltransferase — protein sequence MDKLIITGGVRLDGEIRISGAKNSALPILAATLLCDGPVTVANLPHLHDITTMIELFGRMGIEPVIDEKLSVEINPNTIKTLVAPYELVKTMRASILVLGPMVARFGYAEVALPGGCAIGSRPVDLHIRGLEAMGAEIDVEGGYIKAKAPEGGLRGANFFFDTVSVTGTENIMMAAALAKGRSVLQNSAREPEVVDLANFLNAMGAKVSGAGTDTIIIDGVEKLHPTTYKVMPDRIETGTYLVAAAVTGGRVKVKDTDPTILEAVLEKLKEAGAEITTGEDWIELNMHGKRPKAVNVRTAPYPAFPTDMQAQFISLNAIAEGTGAVIETIFENRFMHVYELHRMGAKIQVEGNTAIVTGTETLKGAPVMATDLRASASLVISALVAEGDTLIDRIYHIDRGYECIEEKLQMLGAKIRRVPG from the coding sequence ATGGATAAATTGATTATTACTGGTGGTGTTCGTCTTGATGGCGAAATCCGCATTTCCGGGGCGAAAAACTCCGCTCTGCCGATTCTGGCTGCAACCTTGCTGTGCGATGGCCCGGTAACCGTTGCCAACCTGCCGCACTTGCACGACATCACCACCATGATCGAACTGTTCGGTCGTATGGGCATTGAGCCCGTGATCGATGAAAAGCTCAGTGTTGAAATCAACCCGAATACCATCAAAACCCTGGTGGCACCGTACGAGCTGGTTAAAACCATGCGTGCGTCGATCCTGGTACTGGGGCCGATGGTTGCGCGCTTTGGTTATGCTGAAGTTGCATTGCCAGGCGGTTGCGCAATTGGTTCGCGTCCAGTTGACCTGCACATCCGTGGCCTTGAAGCCATGGGCGCAGAGATCGACGTTGAAGGCGGCTACATTAAAGCCAAGGCCCCCGAAGGCGGCTTGCGCGGTGCCAACTTCTTCTTCGATACCGTCAGTGTGACCGGTACCGAAAACATCATGATGGCCGCAGCCCTGGCCAAAGGCCGCAGTGTTTTGCAGAACTCTGCCCGCGAGCCTGAAGTCGTCGACCTGGCCAACTTCCTGAACGCCATGGGCGCCAAGGTCAGTGGTGCTGGCACCGACACCATCATCATCGATGGCGTCGAGAAGCTGCACCCGACCACTTACAAGGTCATGCCGGACCGTATCGAAACCGGTACTTACCTGGTAGCGGCAGCAGTGACCGGTGGCCGGGTCAAGGTCAAGGATACCGATCCGACCATCCTCGAAGCCGTTCTTGAAAAACTCAAGGAAGCTGGCGCCGAGATCACCACCGGTGAAGACTGGATCGAGCTGAACATGCACGGCAAGCGCCCTAAAGCGGTGAACGTGCGTACAGCACCATACCCGGCGTTCCCGACCGACATGCAGGCGCAGTTCATTTCGCTTAACGCCATTGCCGAAGGCACGGGTGCGGTGATCGAGACCATCTTCGAAAACCGCTTCATGCACGTGTATGAACTGCACCGCATGGGCGCCAAGATCCAGGTCGAAGGCAACACGGCCATCGTCACCGGTACTGAAACCCTCAAGGGTGCGCCAGTCATGGCGACCGACCTGCGGGCTTCTGCCAGCCTGGTGATCTCGGCACTGGTCGCTGAGGGCGACACCCTGATCGATCGCATCTACCACATAGACCGTGGCTACGAGTGCATCGAAGAAAAACTGCAAATGCTGGGTGCCAAAATCCGCCGCGTTCCGGGCTAG
- a CDS encoding BolA family protein, whose protein sequence is MQAVEVKSFLEGKLPGTQVEVEGEGCNFQLNVISDELVALSPVKRQQSIYAHLNPWIADGSIHAVTMKFFSSAAWAERT, encoded by the coding sequence ATGCAGGCCGTAGAAGTGAAGAGCTTTCTTGAAGGAAAGCTGCCTGGAACCCAGGTAGAAGTTGAGGGCGAAGGCTGCAACTTTCAGCTGAACGTGATTAGTGACGAACTGGTGGCCTTGAGCCCGGTTAAGCGTCAACAAAGCATCTATGCCCATTTGAACCCCTGGATCGCTGATGGCAGCATCCACGCGGTCACTATGAAATTCTTCAGCAGCGCGGCCTGGGCCGAGCGCACCTGA
- the lptB gene encoding LPS export ABC transporter ATP-binding protein, which produces MATLKAQHLAKSYKSRQVVRDVSLSIDSGQIVGLLGPNGAGKTTCFYMIVGLVQADQGRVLIDDLDVSHQPMHGRARAGIGYLPQEASIFRKLSVADNIMAILETRKELDKAGRRKELESLLQEFHISHIRDNLGMSLSGGERRRVEIARALATAPKFILLDEPFAGVDPISVGDIKQIIHHLKAKGIGVLITDHNVRETLDICETAYIVNDGQLIAEGDAETILANELVREVYLGHEFRL; this is translated from the coding sequence ATGGCAACTCTGAAAGCCCAGCATTTGGCCAAAAGCTACAAGAGTCGCCAAGTGGTGCGTGATGTCAGCCTGTCAATCGACAGCGGGCAAATCGTAGGTTTGCTCGGCCCTAACGGCGCCGGCAAAACCACATGCTTCTACATGATTGTCGGCCTGGTTCAGGCTGACCAGGGACGCGTACTGATCGACGACCTGGATGTCAGCCATCAGCCCATGCATGGCCGCGCGCGCGCCGGCATTGGCTACTTGCCGCAAGAAGCCTCCATCTTCCGCAAGCTGTCGGTCGCCGATAACATCATGGCGATCCTGGAGACCCGCAAGGAGCTCGACAAGGCCGGTCGCCGCAAAGAGCTGGAAAGCCTGCTTCAGGAATTCCACATCAGCCACATCCGCGACAACCTGGGCATGAGCCTGTCCGGCGGTGAACGTCGCCGGGTCGAAATTGCCCGGGCACTGGCAACCGCCCCCAAGTTCATCCTCCTTGACGAACCTTTTGCAGGCGTTGACCCGATATCCGTGGGCGACATCAAGCAAATCATTCATCACCTCAAGGCCAAGGGCATTGGCGTACTGATCACCGATCACAACGTCCGTGAAACCCTCGATATCTGCGAAACCGCCTATATCGTCAATGACGGACAACTGATCGCTGAAGGTGATGCTGAAACGATTCTTGCCAACGAGTTGGTGAGAGAAGTTTACCTGGGCCACGAGTTCCGCCTGTAA